The following proteins come from a genomic window of Megalobrama amblycephala isolate DHTTF-2021 linkage group LG1, ASM1881202v1, whole genome shotgun sequence:
- the llgl1 gene encoding lethal(2) giant larvae protein homolog 1 isoform X1 has protein sequence MMKFRFRRQGNDPHREKIKQDLFAFNKTVEHGFPNQPSALAYDPKLQLMAIGTKSGAIKIYGAPGVEMTGLHKDTAVVTQIHFLYGQGRILSLLDDNTIHLWEIVQRENRSHLIEVHSFNLPGRPGIESTSATRVTVMLLKLGCDLLALGTEGGGVHFLELPTLTLLNKSLFQDEIMQSVPEEYKCGKSLGPVESLQEHPKDSDKILIGYSRGLVVLWDLNSRHVDNLFLGKQQLESLVWERSGNSFVSSHSDGGYMVWAVSSSNPCTRDPISSTIPYGPFPCKAVNKILWRTTESGAPLVLFSGGMPRASYGDRHCLTILQDSSHVTLDFTSRVIDFFTIHCTDRDKEFDDPSALVVLLEEELVVIDLQMAGWPTVPAPYLAPLHSSAITCSCHISNVPPKLWERVISAGQQQYPLQNYENWPICGGKNLAPDPKQKELLLTGHEDGTVRFWDASGVSLKPLYKLSTANIFQTDCDHNDSLTQAGEEEWPPFRKVGCFDPYSDDPRLGIQKISLCKYSGKLVVAGTAGQVIVMVLSDEKSDHMIDVATVDLLQDREGFTWKGHDRLPPKIGSVVFAPGFQPVVLVQCMPPAAVTAVTLHAEWNLIAFGTSHGFGLFDYHRRSPVLARCTLHPNDSLAMEGPLSRVKSLKKSLRQSFRRIRKSRVSGKKRAVVNSPTSKVQEANAQLAEHDAEVAPVQRRIEPRSADDSLSGVVRCLCFADTFLRDGTHHGPTMWAGTNSGSVYAYALDVPSQEKFSEQNVEALLGKEIQLMHRAPVVSIAVLDGRGTPLPEPYEVSRDLAKAPDMQGSHSVLIASEEQFKVFTLPKVSAKTKFKLTAHEGCRVRKVALSNFTSVSSEEYSENALVCLTNLGDMHVFSVPALRPQVRYDCIRKEDISGIASCVFTKTGQGFYLISPSEYERFSLSARVITEPLCRVDVERPHDLSAHSSSSTTLPPQANGTHKTQAESKSVETEGLLEEMRSALSSPVLDSPNSSADITLDTTGDLTVEDVKDFLMTVDEAENNFRNITEEDGRPPGILIN, from the exons ATATGGCGCTCCTGGTGTGGAGATGACTGGACTTCATAAAGACACAGCTGTTGTCACTCAGATACACTTCCTCTATGGACAG GGGAGGATACTTTCTCTGTTGGATGATAACACCATTCACTTATGGGAGATTGTGCAGAGAGAAAACCGCTCACATTTGATAGAGGTTCACAGCTTCAATCTGCCTGGCAGGCCAGGCATCGAGAGCACCAG TGCGACACGTGTTACCGTCATGTTGTTGAAGCTGGGCTGTGATCTTCTTGCTCTGGGCACTGAAGGTGGCGGGGTACACTTTCTGGAACTGCCCACCCTCACATTGCTGAACAAGTCGCTGTTCCAGGACGAGATCATGCAGAG CGTTCCAGAGGAGTACAAGTGTGGAAAATCATTGGGGCCTGTGGAGTCCCTGCAGGAACATCCGAAAGACTCTGATAAAATCCTCATTGGTTACAGCAGAGGTCTGGTTGTACTCTGGGATCTCAACAGTCGGCATGTAGACAACCTTTTCCTGGGAAAGCAG CAGCTGGAGAGTTTGGTCTGGGAACGGTCCGGGAACAGCTTTGTTAGTTCCCATAGTGATGGCGGATACATGGTGTGGGCTGTCAGCAGCAGCAATCCCTGCACTCGTGACCCGATCTCATCCACCATACCATATG GCCCCTTTCCCTGCAAAGCCGTGAACAAGATCCTGTGGAGGACAACAGAATCAGG AGCTCCTCTAGTGTTGTTCAGTGGCGGTATGCCCAGAGCCAGCTATGGAGACAGGCACTGCTTAACCATCCTGCAGGACAGCAGCCACGTCACCCTGGACTTCACCTCGCGTGTCATAGACTTCTTCACCATTCACTGCACAGACAGAGATAAGG AATTTGATGACCCATCAGCCCTTGTGGTTCTTTTGGAAGAGGAGCTGGTAGTGATTGATCTTCAGATGGCTGGCTGGCCCACTGTCCCTGCTCCCTATCTGGCTCCTCTGCACTCCTCTGCCATCACCTGTTCATGTCACATCTCAAATGTGCCTCCCAAGTTGTGGGAGAGAGTGATCAGTGCTGGCCAACAGCAGTATCCTCTGCAGAACTACGAG AATTGGCCAATATGTGGAGGGAAAAACTTAGCACCTGATCCAAAGCAGAAAGAACTGCTGTTAACTGG tcatgAGGATGGTACAGTGCGCTTCTGGGATGCATCGGGAGTGTCGCTCAAACCTCTGTACAAACTGAGCACAGCGAATATCTTTCAAACAGACTGTGACCACAACGACAGCTTGACGCAGGCTGGGGAGGAGGAATGGCCTCCTTTCAGAAAG GTGGGCTGTTTTGACCCATACAGTGATGATCCTAGACTAGGGATCCAGAAGATCAGCCTCTGTAAATACAGTGGAAAACTAGTGGTGGCTGGAACTGCTGGACAA GTTATAGTTATGGTTCTTAGCGATGAGAAATCAGATCACATGATTGATGTGGCCACAGTGGACCTGCTCCAGGACCGAGAGGGTTTTACGTGGAAGGGTCATGACCGGCTGCCTCCTAAGATCGGCTCAGTAGTGTTTGCTCCTGGATTCCAGCCGGTTGTCCTGGTGCAGTGCATGCCGCCTGCAGCCGTTACTGCGGTAACCCTGCACGCAGAGTGGAACCTCATTGCCTTTGGCACCAGTCATGGCTTTGGCCTCTTTGACTACCATCGGCGGAGTCCAGTGCTGGCGAG GTGCACCCTACACCCCAATGACTCCCTGGCTATGGAGGGCCCACTGTCTCGAGTGAAGTCTCTGAAGAAATCCCTGCGCCAGTCCTTCAGAAGAATCCGAAAGAGCAGAGTCTCAGGAAAGAAACGTGCCGTGGTTAATAGTCCCACCAGTAAA GTGCAGGAGGCTAACGCCCAATTGGCGGAGCATGATGCTGAGGTGGCACCAGTGCAGAGACGGATTGAGCCCCGCTCTGCAGACGACTCACTGTCTGGAGTGGTGCGCTGCCTCTGCTTCGCTGACACATTCCTCAGAGATG GAACGCATCATGGCCCTACAATGTGGGCCGGCACAAACTCTGGCTCCGTGTACGCATACGCTCTGGACGTCCCCTCACAGGAGAAGTTCTCTGAGCAGAATGTGGAGGCCCTGCTGGGGAAAGAGATCCAGCTCATGCACAGAGCTCCAGTGGTGTCCATCGCTGTGCTGGATGGTCGAGGGACCCCTCTGCCGGAGCCGTATGAAGTCTCCAGAGATCTGGCCAAAGCTCCAGACATGCAGGGCAGCCACTCAGTTCTTATTGCTTCTGAGGAGCAGTTTAAG GTTTTCACGCTGCCTAAAGTAAGTGCGAAGACCAAGTTCAAGTTGACCGCCCATGAGGGCTGTCGAGTACGGAAGGTGGCGCTGTCAAACTTCACCAGCGTGAGCTCTGAAGAGTACTCGGAGAACGCTCTAGTGTGCCTTACCAATCTGGGTGACATGCACGTGTTCAGTGTGCCAGCACTGAGACCGCAAGTACGCTACGACTGCATTCGCAAAGAAGACATCAGTGGCATTGCTTCTTGTGTGTTCACTAAGACTGGACAAG GATTCTACCTGATTTCACCCTCGGAGTACGAGCGCTTCTCGCTGTCAGCTCGTGTGATCACGGAGCCGCTGTGTCGAGTGGATGTGGAGCGACCTCACGATCTCTCTGCACACAG CAGTTCCAGCACGACGCTCCCACCACAGGCTAATGGAACACACAAGACACAAGCAGAGAGCAAGTCTGTTGAAACTGAAG GTCTGTTGGAGGAAATGAGGAGTGCTTTGTCCTCGCCTGTCCTGGATTCTCCCAACAGCAGTGCTGACATCACTCTGGACACCACTGGTGATCTCACCGTCGAGGACGTCAAAGACTTCTTAAT GACTGTGGATGAAGCTGAGAATAACTTCAGGAACATCACAGAAGAGGATGGGAGGCCTCCTGGAATTCTCATCAACTGA
- the llgl1 gene encoding lethal(2) giant larvae protein homolog 1 isoform X3 yields the protein MMKFRFRRQGNDPHREKIKQDLFAFNKTVEHGFPNQPSALAYDPKLQLMAIGTKSGAIKIYGAPGVEMTGLHKDTAVVTQIHFLYGQGRILSLLDDNTIHLWEIVQRENRSHLIEVHSFNLPGRPGIESTSATRVTVMLLKLGCDLLALGTEGGGVHFLELPTLTLLNKSLFQDEIMQSVPEEYKCGKSLGPVESLQEHPKDSDKILIGYSRGLVVLWDLNSRHVDNLFLGKQLESLVWERSGNSFVSSHSDGGYMVWAVSSSNPCTRDPISSTIPYGPFPCKAVNKILWRTTESGAPLVLFSGGMPRASYGDRHCLTILQDSSHVTLDFTSRVIDFFTIHCTDRDKEFDDPSALVVLLEEELVVIDLQMAGWPTVPAPYLAPLHSSAITCSCHISNVPPKLWERVISAGQQQYPLQNYENWPICGGKNLAPDPKQKELLLTGHEDGTVRFWDASGVSLKPLYKLSTANIFQTDCDHNDSLTQAGEEEWPPFRKVGCFDPYSDDPRLGIQKISLCKYSGKLVVAGTAGQVIVMVLSDEKSDHMIDVATVDLLQDREGFTWKGHDRLPPKIGSVVFAPGFQPVVLVQCMPPAAVTAVTLHAEWNLIAFGTSHGFGLFDYHRRSPVLARCTLHPNDSLAMEGPLSRVKSLKKSLRQSFRRIRKSRVSGKKRAVVNSPTSKVQEANAQLAEHDAEVAPVQRRIEPRSADDSLSGVVRCLCFADTFLRDGTHHGPTMWAGTNSGSVYAYALDVPSQEKFSEQNVEALLGKEIQLMHRAPVVSIAVLDGRGTPLPEPYEVSRDLAKAPDMQGSHSVLIASEEQFKVFTLPKVSAKTKFKLTAHEGCRVRKVALSNFTSVSSEEYSENALVCLTNLGDMHVFSVPALRPQVRYDCIRKEDISGIASCVFTKTGQGFYLISPSEYERFSLSARVITEPLCRVDVERPHDLSAHSSSSTTLPPQANGTHKTQAESKSVETEGLLEEMRSALSSPVLDSPNSSADITLDTTGDLTVEDVKDFLMTVDEAENNFRNITEEDGRPPGILIN from the exons ATATGGCGCTCCTGGTGTGGAGATGACTGGACTTCATAAAGACACAGCTGTTGTCACTCAGATACACTTCCTCTATGGACAG GGGAGGATACTTTCTCTGTTGGATGATAACACCATTCACTTATGGGAGATTGTGCAGAGAGAAAACCGCTCACATTTGATAGAGGTTCACAGCTTCAATCTGCCTGGCAGGCCAGGCATCGAGAGCACCAG TGCGACACGTGTTACCGTCATGTTGTTGAAGCTGGGCTGTGATCTTCTTGCTCTGGGCACTGAAGGTGGCGGGGTACACTTTCTGGAACTGCCCACCCTCACATTGCTGAACAAGTCGCTGTTCCAGGACGAGATCATGCAGAG CGTTCCAGAGGAGTACAAGTGTGGAAAATCATTGGGGCCTGTGGAGTCCCTGCAGGAACATCCGAAAGACTCTGATAAAATCCTCATTGGTTACAGCAGAGGTCTGGTTGTACTCTGGGATCTCAACAGTCGGCATGTAGACAACCTTTTCCTGGGAAAGCAG CTGGAGAGTTTGGTCTGGGAACGGTCCGGGAACAGCTTTGTTAGTTCCCATAGTGATGGCGGATACATGGTGTGGGCTGTCAGCAGCAGCAATCCCTGCACTCGTGACCCGATCTCATCCACCATACCATATG GCCCCTTTCCCTGCAAAGCCGTGAACAAGATCCTGTGGAGGACAACAGAATCAGG AGCTCCTCTAGTGTTGTTCAGTGGCGGTATGCCCAGAGCCAGCTATGGAGACAGGCACTGCTTAACCATCCTGCAGGACAGCAGCCACGTCACCCTGGACTTCACCTCGCGTGTCATAGACTTCTTCACCATTCACTGCACAGACAGAGATAAGG AATTTGATGACCCATCAGCCCTTGTGGTTCTTTTGGAAGAGGAGCTGGTAGTGATTGATCTTCAGATGGCTGGCTGGCCCACTGTCCCTGCTCCCTATCTGGCTCCTCTGCACTCCTCTGCCATCACCTGTTCATGTCACATCTCAAATGTGCCTCCCAAGTTGTGGGAGAGAGTGATCAGTGCTGGCCAACAGCAGTATCCTCTGCAGAACTACGAG AATTGGCCAATATGTGGAGGGAAAAACTTAGCACCTGATCCAAAGCAGAAAGAACTGCTGTTAACTGG tcatgAGGATGGTACAGTGCGCTTCTGGGATGCATCGGGAGTGTCGCTCAAACCTCTGTACAAACTGAGCACAGCGAATATCTTTCAAACAGACTGTGACCACAACGACAGCTTGACGCAGGCTGGGGAGGAGGAATGGCCTCCTTTCAGAAAG GTGGGCTGTTTTGACCCATACAGTGATGATCCTAGACTAGGGATCCAGAAGATCAGCCTCTGTAAATACAGTGGAAAACTAGTGGTGGCTGGAACTGCTGGACAA GTTATAGTTATGGTTCTTAGCGATGAGAAATCAGATCACATGATTGATGTGGCCACAGTGGACCTGCTCCAGGACCGAGAGGGTTTTACGTGGAAGGGTCATGACCGGCTGCCTCCTAAGATCGGCTCAGTAGTGTTTGCTCCTGGATTCCAGCCGGTTGTCCTGGTGCAGTGCATGCCGCCTGCAGCCGTTACTGCGGTAACCCTGCACGCAGAGTGGAACCTCATTGCCTTTGGCACCAGTCATGGCTTTGGCCTCTTTGACTACCATCGGCGGAGTCCAGTGCTGGCGAG GTGCACCCTACACCCCAATGACTCCCTGGCTATGGAGGGCCCACTGTCTCGAGTGAAGTCTCTGAAGAAATCCCTGCGCCAGTCCTTCAGAAGAATCCGAAAGAGCAGAGTCTCAGGAAAGAAACGTGCCGTGGTTAATAGTCCCACCAGTAAA GTGCAGGAGGCTAACGCCCAATTGGCGGAGCATGATGCTGAGGTGGCACCAGTGCAGAGACGGATTGAGCCCCGCTCTGCAGACGACTCACTGTCTGGAGTGGTGCGCTGCCTCTGCTTCGCTGACACATTCCTCAGAGATG GAACGCATCATGGCCCTACAATGTGGGCCGGCACAAACTCTGGCTCCGTGTACGCATACGCTCTGGACGTCCCCTCACAGGAGAAGTTCTCTGAGCAGAATGTGGAGGCCCTGCTGGGGAAAGAGATCCAGCTCATGCACAGAGCTCCAGTGGTGTCCATCGCTGTGCTGGATGGTCGAGGGACCCCTCTGCCGGAGCCGTATGAAGTCTCCAGAGATCTGGCCAAAGCTCCAGACATGCAGGGCAGCCACTCAGTTCTTATTGCTTCTGAGGAGCAGTTTAAG GTTTTCACGCTGCCTAAAGTAAGTGCGAAGACCAAGTTCAAGTTGACCGCCCATGAGGGCTGTCGAGTACGGAAGGTGGCGCTGTCAAACTTCACCAGCGTGAGCTCTGAAGAGTACTCGGAGAACGCTCTAGTGTGCCTTACCAATCTGGGTGACATGCACGTGTTCAGTGTGCCAGCACTGAGACCGCAAGTACGCTACGACTGCATTCGCAAAGAAGACATCAGTGGCATTGCTTCTTGTGTGTTCACTAAGACTGGACAAG GATTCTACCTGATTTCACCCTCGGAGTACGAGCGCTTCTCGCTGTCAGCTCGTGTGATCACGGAGCCGCTGTGTCGAGTGGATGTGGAGCGACCTCACGATCTCTCTGCACACAG CAGTTCCAGCACGACGCTCCCACCACAGGCTAATGGAACACACAAGACACAAGCAGAGAGCAAGTCTGTTGAAACTGAAG GTCTGTTGGAGGAAATGAGGAGTGCTTTGTCCTCGCCTGTCCTGGATTCTCCCAACAGCAGTGCTGACATCACTCTGGACACCACTGGTGATCTCACCGTCGAGGACGTCAAAGACTTCTTAAT GACTGTGGATGAAGCTGAGAATAACTTCAGGAACATCACAGAAGAGGATGGGAGGCCTCCTGGAATTCTCATCAACTGA
- the llgl1 gene encoding lethal(2) giant larvae protein homolog 1 isoform X2: MMKFRFRRQGNDPHREKIKQDLFAFNKTVEHGFPNQPSALAYDPKLQLMAIGTKSGAIKIYGAPGVEMTGLHKDTAVVTQIHFLYGQGRILSLLDDNTIHLWEIVQRENRSHLIEVHSFNLPGRPGIESTSATRVTVMLLKLGCDLLALGTEGGGVHFLELPTLTLLNKSLFQDEIMQSVPEEYKCGKSLGPVESLQEHPKDSDKILIGYSRGLVVLWDLNSRHVDNLFLGKQQLESLVWERSGNSFVSSHSDGGYMVWAVSSSNPCTRDPISSTIPYGPFPCKAVNKILWRTTESGAPLVLFSGGMPRASYGDRHCLTILQDSSHVTLDFTSRVIDFFTIHCTDRDKEFDDPSALVVLLEEELVVIDLQMAGWPTVPAPYLAPLHSSAITCSCHISNVPPKLWERVISAGQQQYPLQNYENWPICGGKNLAPDPKQKELLLTGHEDGTVRFWDASGVSLKPLYKLSTANIFQTDCDHNDSLTQAGEEEWPPFRKVGCFDPYSDDPRLGIQKISLCKYSGKLVVAGTAGQVIVMVLSDEKSDHMIDVATVDLLQDREGFTWKGHDRLPPKIGSVVFAPGFQPVVLVQCMPPAAVTAVTLHAEWNLIAFGTSHGFGLFDYHRRSPVLARCTLHPNDSLAMEGPLSRVKSLKKSLRQSFRRIRKSRVSGKKRAVVNSPTSKVQEANAQLAEHDAEVAPVQRRIEPRSADDSLSGVVRCLCFADTFLRDGTHHGPTMWAGTNSGSVYAYALDVPSQEKFSEQNVEALLGKEIQLMHRAPVVSIAVLDGRGTPLPEPYEVSRDLAKAPDMQGSHSVLIASEEQFKVFTLPKVSAKTKFKLTAHEGCRVRKVALSNFTSVSSEEYSENALVCLTNLGDMHVFSVPALRPQVRYDCIRKEDISGIASCVFTKTGQGFYLISPSEYERFSLSARVITEPLCRVDVERPHDLSAHSSSTTLPPQANGTHKTQAESKSVETEGLLEEMRSALSSPVLDSPNSSADITLDTTGDLTVEDVKDFLMTVDEAENNFRNITEEDGRPPGILIN; the protein is encoded by the exons ATATGGCGCTCCTGGTGTGGAGATGACTGGACTTCATAAAGACACAGCTGTTGTCACTCAGATACACTTCCTCTATGGACAG GGGAGGATACTTTCTCTGTTGGATGATAACACCATTCACTTATGGGAGATTGTGCAGAGAGAAAACCGCTCACATTTGATAGAGGTTCACAGCTTCAATCTGCCTGGCAGGCCAGGCATCGAGAGCACCAG TGCGACACGTGTTACCGTCATGTTGTTGAAGCTGGGCTGTGATCTTCTTGCTCTGGGCACTGAAGGTGGCGGGGTACACTTTCTGGAACTGCCCACCCTCACATTGCTGAACAAGTCGCTGTTCCAGGACGAGATCATGCAGAG CGTTCCAGAGGAGTACAAGTGTGGAAAATCATTGGGGCCTGTGGAGTCCCTGCAGGAACATCCGAAAGACTCTGATAAAATCCTCATTGGTTACAGCAGAGGTCTGGTTGTACTCTGGGATCTCAACAGTCGGCATGTAGACAACCTTTTCCTGGGAAAGCAG CAGCTGGAGAGTTTGGTCTGGGAACGGTCCGGGAACAGCTTTGTTAGTTCCCATAGTGATGGCGGATACATGGTGTGGGCTGTCAGCAGCAGCAATCCCTGCACTCGTGACCCGATCTCATCCACCATACCATATG GCCCCTTTCCCTGCAAAGCCGTGAACAAGATCCTGTGGAGGACAACAGAATCAGG AGCTCCTCTAGTGTTGTTCAGTGGCGGTATGCCCAGAGCCAGCTATGGAGACAGGCACTGCTTAACCATCCTGCAGGACAGCAGCCACGTCACCCTGGACTTCACCTCGCGTGTCATAGACTTCTTCACCATTCACTGCACAGACAGAGATAAGG AATTTGATGACCCATCAGCCCTTGTGGTTCTTTTGGAAGAGGAGCTGGTAGTGATTGATCTTCAGATGGCTGGCTGGCCCACTGTCCCTGCTCCCTATCTGGCTCCTCTGCACTCCTCTGCCATCACCTGTTCATGTCACATCTCAAATGTGCCTCCCAAGTTGTGGGAGAGAGTGATCAGTGCTGGCCAACAGCAGTATCCTCTGCAGAACTACGAG AATTGGCCAATATGTGGAGGGAAAAACTTAGCACCTGATCCAAAGCAGAAAGAACTGCTGTTAACTGG tcatgAGGATGGTACAGTGCGCTTCTGGGATGCATCGGGAGTGTCGCTCAAACCTCTGTACAAACTGAGCACAGCGAATATCTTTCAAACAGACTGTGACCACAACGACAGCTTGACGCAGGCTGGGGAGGAGGAATGGCCTCCTTTCAGAAAG GTGGGCTGTTTTGACCCATACAGTGATGATCCTAGACTAGGGATCCAGAAGATCAGCCTCTGTAAATACAGTGGAAAACTAGTGGTGGCTGGAACTGCTGGACAA GTTATAGTTATGGTTCTTAGCGATGAGAAATCAGATCACATGATTGATGTGGCCACAGTGGACCTGCTCCAGGACCGAGAGGGTTTTACGTGGAAGGGTCATGACCGGCTGCCTCCTAAGATCGGCTCAGTAGTGTTTGCTCCTGGATTCCAGCCGGTTGTCCTGGTGCAGTGCATGCCGCCTGCAGCCGTTACTGCGGTAACCCTGCACGCAGAGTGGAACCTCATTGCCTTTGGCACCAGTCATGGCTTTGGCCTCTTTGACTACCATCGGCGGAGTCCAGTGCTGGCGAG GTGCACCCTACACCCCAATGACTCCCTGGCTATGGAGGGCCCACTGTCTCGAGTGAAGTCTCTGAAGAAATCCCTGCGCCAGTCCTTCAGAAGAATCCGAAAGAGCAGAGTCTCAGGAAAGAAACGTGCCGTGGTTAATAGTCCCACCAGTAAA GTGCAGGAGGCTAACGCCCAATTGGCGGAGCATGATGCTGAGGTGGCACCAGTGCAGAGACGGATTGAGCCCCGCTCTGCAGACGACTCACTGTCTGGAGTGGTGCGCTGCCTCTGCTTCGCTGACACATTCCTCAGAGATG GAACGCATCATGGCCCTACAATGTGGGCCGGCACAAACTCTGGCTCCGTGTACGCATACGCTCTGGACGTCCCCTCACAGGAGAAGTTCTCTGAGCAGAATGTGGAGGCCCTGCTGGGGAAAGAGATCCAGCTCATGCACAGAGCTCCAGTGGTGTCCATCGCTGTGCTGGATGGTCGAGGGACCCCTCTGCCGGAGCCGTATGAAGTCTCCAGAGATCTGGCCAAAGCTCCAGACATGCAGGGCAGCCACTCAGTTCTTATTGCTTCTGAGGAGCAGTTTAAG GTTTTCACGCTGCCTAAAGTAAGTGCGAAGACCAAGTTCAAGTTGACCGCCCATGAGGGCTGTCGAGTACGGAAGGTGGCGCTGTCAAACTTCACCAGCGTGAGCTCTGAAGAGTACTCGGAGAACGCTCTAGTGTGCCTTACCAATCTGGGTGACATGCACGTGTTCAGTGTGCCAGCACTGAGACCGCAAGTACGCTACGACTGCATTCGCAAAGAAGACATCAGTGGCATTGCTTCTTGTGTGTTCACTAAGACTGGACAAG GATTCTACCTGATTTCACCCTCGGAGTACGAGCGCTTCTCGCTGTCAGCTCGTGTGATCACGGAGCCGCTGTGTCGAGTGGATGTGGAGCGACCTCACGATCTCTCTGCACACAG TTCCAGCACGACGCTCCCACCACAGGCTAATGGAACACACAAGACACAAGCAGAGAGCAAGTCTGTTGAAACTGAAG GTCTGTTGGAGGAAATGAGGAGTGCTTTGTCCTCGCCTGTCCTGGATTCTCCCAACAGCAGTGCTGACATCACTCTGGACACCACTGGTGATCTCACCGTCGAGGACGTCAAAGACTTCTTAAT GACTGTGGATGAAGCTGAGAATAACTTCAGGAACATCACAGAAGAGGATGGGAGGCCTCCTGGAATTCTCATCAACTGA